The stretch of DNA acgtcggggaatctgtggcctccgtgccggggttgagcttcccgtccttggatggtgcagtctgctccggatctaaggccagagcggttacgggAGCTGTCTCCTGGATGCAGTCCGACGACATATTTAGGCCATGTCTCCCGGGGTGACCAGGAGTGGTAGCCGCGGTCTTGAAtctggcgaagatcaagtctccacggatgtccgcaacgtagttcaagctcccagatCTGACCTGAtgcccaggggcgtagctttcgatctgctccaggtggtcaaacgaattggcccgcagtccgaagccgccgaacacaatgatttgtccggggaggaaagtttctccttggacagcgtcattattgacgattgaaggggccatcaaaccttttggcgacaACACGGTGGAACTCCCAAtaaaagtaccaatgtcggtgtcaaaaccggcggatcttgggtagggggtcccgaactgtgcgtctaaggtcgatgataacaagagacaagggacacaatattttacccaggttcaggtcctctctatggaggtaataccctacgtcatgcttgattgatcttgatgaatatgagtattacaagagttaatctaccacaagatcgtaatggctaaaaccctagaggcctagcttgtatggttatAATAATGAGtatccctccggactaagtcctccggtttatatagacacctggagGATCTAGGATTACACAagatcggttacaaagaaaggaatccacatatttggtcgccaagcttgccttccacgtcaaggaaagtcatATTCGGATACGAGTgcggtcttcggtctttgtatcttcacaacccatcagtccggcccatggctaacaggccggacgcctgaggaccccttagttcaggactcccttacccccctccttttttttcttttcatgtTTGTTTGTTCTGTTTTCTCCTCTTTTATTTTTACATTTTAATTTATCCATATTAATTAAAATTTGCAAACATTTGAAAAACATGTATATTTTTATTTAAAAAATCACATTATTGAACATTTCTAATTCATGAATATTTGTAAAGTTTGTGATTTTTTTACAATAAGCAAATTTTTACAAATTTGTGaaactttttcaaattcacaaataaTGTTTGAAATTCATAATATTTTAAAATTCACGTTTTTTAATTcacaatttttaaaaaaatcaagaTTTTAAAAAATAGTGCCATCTTTTTTATTGACCGAACTATTCAACCAAATAAAGTAAATACAATAGCCTGTTATTCCGAGCTAGAAGTGAAGCCAATGGGAAAAAAAACTAAGCGAGTGAGCATGGCATGGAGCTGAGCTGAGCGAGCGGGAACTTCAATTGCCATCCCATGTAAGTTACATAAGCAATTTCATGGTTTCAATGTGGAATAGTAGCTCACAAGGGGCTCACATAACCATCATCGACTAACAACCACGTAGCAACTCCACTCCCCATGTAGAATAAATACAGTCTTTAACAGCAGCCCCACACGATATATGAATGAAAATAAAACACCACAAAGAACAAGAACGTCACGGTGAAGCATGCGTTAGCCTCCGGTAGGCTAGTATGGTCTAAATCCAATGCAAGAAGAAACATTCTCTTGGTAGAAGAGGCTGGAAAAGATAATGACTGACTAGTCataatggggagtaacttagactagtaaaaaTCACATTTTATTAGGCTATGTTACTACcggtagtaacatatgtgtgttGTCATGTTATGGTTTATTTGTTAGCCTATAGACTCAtattgtcttggtatgtgtgatgttacagtaactagctaagttaccaccATCACCTCTCTcatcattaaatatgtgccacataaacAAAACTATCTTGAAAAGTGTGATGTTACTAgtgatgttactcccactgtgaccagtctaaggctagccatagtgggataacttaggtagtaacttaacacaccccaagataattttgcttatgtggcaaataTTTAATAAGAAGAGAGGTgcttggagtaacataatatgttactgtaacatagcgttttCCGAAGTAAAATGAGTCTATGAGGCAATAAATGAAACTATCTATGACACTACTATTAAGATACTTTGCATTATGaatgtagtaacttagactagtgtcatatgcatggcactagtataagttacttcccactatgaccagcctaaaggtGGTGTCTGTTGGCAGTGAGCTTGGAGAAGTTGCACGAAAATGATATGCTTGATGTTCTTATTAGAGAGAAAAAAAGGATAGCCCTATGTCGTGTATAGGCATACACTTGCAATTTTTCATAAAGAATTCGGCACTTGAATGTGTGACAATCCATGGAAGGTCTGATTAGTTACATCAAAGAATACACAAACCCAATCGTAATACAAATGAAGATTGAATAAAAACAACATGTACCATCAAATCAATAATCCAAGCATGGGGAACGAATCCTCTGACCAAACACACCACACAAGCAAAGCAAACACACACCGCATAATATGTACGTGCACGGGACTCCCCGTCGCGCGGCCCTGCACCAGCACCACGTACGTACCACTCAGATGTGCACGTGGCAGTACACCCGGTCGAAGGAGCTGGGCGAGGCGAAGTCGACGGGCACCAGCGGGCAGCTCGCGCGCATCTTGTACCGCCGCGTCCTCACCAGGCCGTACTTGAACCACACCTTGCCCCGGACGTGCACGTCCAGCGGCAGCGTCCCGGCGGACCGGTCCTTCTTCATCTCCCGCTCCACGTCCCGCGGCACCGGCTCCCGCGCCGCGGGGGCCGCCACCACGATCCTCGTCTCGTTGCGCGGCGGCTGGCGGAACCCCGGCACCTCGGCGCCGCCCAGGTACGTGTCTCCGTACCACACGCCGACGTCGAGCGAGCGGTACACGGCGGTGCGCTTGTTGGGGTTGTAGGCGCGGAGGACGAGGGCGAAGGTGCCCTGCAGCGCGCCCCCCGACGTGAAGTTGAAGCCGCGGACCGCCGCGTGGTCGACGGAGAGCTGCAGCTTCCCGGGCCGGACCGCCAGCCAGGTGATGACGATGATGGCGACCACGACGAGCAGCGCGAACAGCGTCGCCGCGATGCACTGCCCCGGCGTCGGGCGCGTGCGCCGCGTCGCGCTCAGTGGCCCCGCCATTGATCCCTTCCTTCCTTCGCCCCGGAGCTCAAGACGACGCACTGCTTGAGCTAGCTAGGTTCTGTGGGAGAGAGAGGTGCTCTGTCTTGGCTTGCTGGAAACGGATTGCGTCGCCGCGTCTCTATATAGTGAGCTGCGGGGCGATGCTTTGAGTGGCGAGGAGAGGTTTCTGCGAGGTGTCACAGCCTGTGGTTGGAGTATACGTAGCAGGCGGTTTTGGTACGTTTTGCATGCGACGAGCCGCCGGCCGTGGCGGTGGTGCAACCAGTTCTTTTCTTTCACAGGCAGCGGTCAATTCGCCGTGGGCTCTAGAGTTTGGGCGGAGCTTTGGTTTTGGAATCCTTCTGGCTCACTCCTACGTAGGAATCGATGCGCGGCAAGGAAGGGAAAGCATATTGACAGCCCACGAATGGTGCGCTCACATCACATGTGGAGCTTTTTTTACTTTTGGATCAAAAGACGGGGGTTTACGGAAGAACCCAAGAATGCGGAGGACTCCGGAGAAAGGTCTCGCGCCTTcttgagttttttttttttttgaacattGGCAGTAGAGCAGCCAAATTCATTGATCAGAAGAATCGTTACAAGAACCCAAGAAGGATGAATATTTACTTTTATACATGATATGCATATTTTATTTGAAATATATGAACATTCATAATGATGTGTATGAGCATATCCCATTGTTTGCAAtatatgaatatttttcattatttAAATGGACTATGGTCATATGTTTAGATGATATCGGTTGTAATAAGATCATATGGGATGAAGGAAGTATTAAATAACCACATATTTCTAGAAAtgtataaaaatatatatataatgtgggTTGTACTAGTGGCTAGGCTATATAGGAGCTCTTGAGGCGATTTGTTTCCTGTCCTTTGCTAAAGTCtaaatttgaaagaaaaaaaataggagcACTCAGATTAGCAAAATGGCTGAAAGTGGCGCTTACAGCTGCGTTTACATGGAAGTCCAGGGCACCTAACCAGTGCCGCTTCTTTGCATGGCTTGCCATCAAGGACGACGTCCGACAAATTAGCAAGGAAAGGACTACCGCACCAAAGCGGCTGCCCGTTGTGTGACCAGCATGAGGAGACCATGAAtcacatcatgcttggttgtgtctTTGTTCAAGAGACCTGGACACGGATTTGCAAGACTATGGGAAAGTCGGAAAGGGCCCCACTATCGCAAGAGACACTACCTGACTGGTGCATCAGGCACGAAGAGAGTGGAGAGCATCGGAAGGCGGTGAGGGCCATGTGCCTCCTCGCCTTGTGGGAAATTTGGAAACACCGCAATGTCATGGTGTTCGACGGAGCTATGCCTTCCACACGACAGGTTTTACATCGACTTGTTGGTGAGGGACGAATACGGATTCAGGCAGGCCTACTACGCGGTGTAGCTGAGGGGTTCTTCAACAAGGTGGCAACATGGGCGAGTAGTGAGTAGTCTACATAGgacaattattatgatggaggtgGCCGTTAGATGGCTTGTAATTAAACTGTAACCGAGATCGCGGAGGAAGACTTCCCTATCCTTTTTAATATATGATACGTACACTCATGCGTAtttaagaaaaagaagaatgagtcTTCGCTTTATGAACCGCTAAGGAACAATCAATTTGACAACCAGCTTATTAGTTTGAGCCCACAATCAGATTTTTCTCCTTAGAATCAAGCAGGTTATGCGTCCAATTTGTTTGAGCAAACTCGGTGCAGTTAAATACTTCCTGTGTCCCATAATGTAACATGTTTTTGCAAGTAGTTTGAAAAAATGTTTTACATTATGGGACGAAAAGGAGTACTTTTcatgtttctgtttttttaagTTTCTTGTTTATTCTTTTCATCAGCTTCCAAAACATCACGAAGTGTACACAACCCACCTTAATGGCCCAGTTTATTAATAAACATGTTAGGGGGCGAGTGAGGTGTTTTGCCTGCCAAAATTAACACGCTTCGAAGTTTTAGAATAAAATGTAAGCATATATGTATGTGTGTGGCCCCAGATAAAAAATATTg from Triticum dicoccoides isolate Atlit2015 ecotype Zavitan chromosome 6A, WEW_v2.0, whole genome shotgun sequence encodes:
- the LOC119319365 gene encoding NDR1/HIN1-like protein 2 produces the protein MAGPLSATRRTRPTPGQCIAATLFALLVVVAIIVITWLAVRPGKLQLSVDHAAVRGFNFTSGGALQGTFALVLRAYNPNKRTAVYRSLDVGVWYGDTYLGGAEVPGFRQPPRNETRIVVAAPAAREPVPRDVEREMKKDRSAGTLPLDVHVRGKVWFKYGLVRTRRYKMRASCPLVPVDFASPSSFDRVYCHVHI